In Denticeps clupeoides chromosome 1, fDenClu1.1, whole genome shotgun sequence, a single window of DNA contains:
- the pax1a gene encoding paired box protein Pax-1a: MEQTYGEVNQLGGVFVNGRPLPNAIRLRIVELAQLGIRPCDISRQLRVSHGCVSKILARYNETGSILPGAIGGSKPRVTTPNVVKNIREYKKGDPGIFAWEIRDRLLADGVCDKYNVPSVSSISRILRNKIGSLSQPGHYEGGGKQNPAQAGLPYNPIYPYPYPNAASPGGTKMGGPPGVSLSRAWPSAHTVSNILGIRAFMDPAAIASAEGYPPKMEDWGGVNRAPFPTGTDKPGLDADLKYSQQSSTLSTYACAYSPSNQYGVYGGPAGGYVTPGHHWQTQGTTLPHPGNGVAVHAGDLHPSVAFKHAARDEDRKPLSPLSKQQHAALSSIHGLGLPTSSS, from the exons ATGG AGCAGACCTACGGGGAGGTGAACCAGCTCGGCGGGGTCTTCGTCAACGGACGCCCCCTGCCCAACGCCATCCGCCTCCGGATCGTGGAGCTGGCCCAGCTGGGCATCCGGCCGTGCGACATCAGCCGCCAGCTCCGCGTCTCCCACGGCTGCGTCAGCAAGATCCTGGCGCGCTACAACGAGACCGGCTCCATCTTGCCCGGCGCGATCGGCGGCAGCAAGCCGCGCGTCACCACGCCGAACGTGGTGAAGAACATTCGGGAATACAAAAAGGGCGACCCGGGCATCTTCGCGTGGGAGATCCGCGACCGGCTGCTCGCGGACGGCGTGTGCGACAAGTACAACGTGCCGTCGGTCAGCTCCATCAGCCGGATTTTACGCAACAAGATCGGGAGCCTGTCCCAGCCGGGCCACTACGAGGGCGGGGGCAAGCAGAACCCGGCGCAGGCCGGCCTGCCCTACAACCCCATCTACCCGTACCCGTACCCGAACGCGGCGTCGCCCGGCGGGACGAAGATGGGCGGCCCGCCGGGCGTGAGCCTGTCGCGGGCCTGGCCGTCCGCGCACACCGTCAGCAACATCCTGGGAATACGGGCCTTCATGGACCCCGCAG CCATCGCCAGCGCGGAGGGGTATCCGCCGAAAATGGAGGACTGGGGCGGCGTGAACCGAGCTCCGTTCCCCACCGGGACGGACAAACCGGGCCTCGACGCGGACCTGAAATACTCGCAG cAGTCCTCCACGCTTTCCACGTACGCGTGCGCGTACTCCCCCTCCAACCAGTACGGCGTGTACGGCGGCCCGGCGGGCGGCTACGTGACCCCCGGGCACCACTGGCAGACCCAAGGCACCACCCTGCCCCACCCGGGCAACGGCGTGGCGGTGCACGCGGGCGACCTCCACCCTTCCGTGGCGTTCAAGCACGCAGCGCGAGACG AAGACCGAAAGCCCCTCAGCCCCCTGAGCAAGCAGCAGCACGCGGCGCTGAGCAGCATCCACGGGCTGGGCCTGCCTACCTCATCCTCGTAA